CCGACGGGGGATTGATGTCGTCTGGTGCCTCACGGTGTGCCGTAGGCTGCGTATCATGGCTGTGATCTCCACAGCAAGCGGTGGCGCACCTGCTCACGTGCACGCCTGGACCACAGGCTGGGGAAGACGCACCGCTACGTAGATGGCATTCTGACCTATGCCATCGTGTACACGGTGGGCATGGTCACGCAGGTGGCGTTGGCCGTCTGGCTCTGCCGTCGGCGAGGGGTGACCGTCATGGGCGGTATCGCCTTGGGTCTGTGCTACGCGTTTGCCATGAACACCGGCGCCCGGATCCTCTACGACATACTCAACCGTCGTTTTAGTCTCCCGAACTACTTTGATCCCGGCTACTACATGCAGCGGGGCATGTGGGGCGGGCCGCTGGTCTATCTGGCATTGGCATTGGCGGGCGTACTGATCCTCGCGCGCGATAGGCGCCAGATGGCGGATGTGGTCGCGCTGACGCTGCCCGTGCCGATGATACTGGCCAAGGTCTCCTGCTTCATGAATGGTTGCTGCTATGGAGCGCCCTGCCGTCTGCCATG
This window of the Candidatus Zixiibacteriota bacterium genome carries:
- a CDS encoding prolipoprotein diacylglyceryl transferase family protein; the encoded protein is MTYAIVYTVGMVTQVALAVWLCRRRGVTVMGGIALGLCYAFAMNTGARILYDILNRRFSLPNYFDPGYYMQRGMWGGPLVYLALALAGVLILARDRRQMADVVALTLPVPMILAKVSCFMNGCCYGAPCRLPWAVSLPPGSDYYTAPPGIPRHPTQIYEIVVLGIVQVVFLALNRERWKGTLVLWFLVLYGIGRPVTEFFRAAEKRIVVWGPLTSSQIVCLAAALAAGIALMLIKHRRGFMPQGESRQDDPSGNGSGQ